One Rhinolophus sinicus isolate RSC01 linkage group LG06, ASM3656204v1, whole genome shotgun sequence DNA window includes the following coding sequences:
- the MPZL2 gene encoding myelin protein zero-like protein 2: MYGKSSTRAVLLLLGIQLTALWPIAAVEIYTARVLEAVNGTDVRLKCTFSSFAPVGDALTVTWNFRPRDGGHEQFVFYYHVDPFKPMSGRFKDRVVWDGNPERYDVSIILWKLQFDDNGTYTCQVKNPPDVDGLIGEIRLSVVQTVRFSEIYFLALAIGSACALMVIIVIAVVLFQHFRKKRWAERAHKVVEIKSKEEERLNQEKKVAVYLDNTD; encoded by the exons ATGTATGGCAAGAGCTCTACGCGTGCTGTGCTTCTTCTCCTTGGCATACAGCTCACAG CTCTTTGGCCTATAGCAGCTGTGGAAATTTACACCGCCCGAGTGCTGGAGGCTGTCAACGGGACAGATGTTCGGTTAAAATGCACTTTCTCCAGCTTTGCCCCTGTGGGTGATGCTCTAACAGTGACCTGGAATTTCCGTCCCCGAGATGGGGGGCATGAGCAGTTT GTATTCTACTACCACGTGGATCCCTTCAAACCCATGAGTGGGCGTTTCAAGGACCGGGTGGTCTGGGACGGGAACCCTGAGCGGTATGACGTCTCCATCATCCTCTGGAAGCTGCAGTTTGATGACAATGGGACATATACCTGCCAGGTGAAGAACCCACCTGATGTTGACGGACTGATAGGGGAGATCCGGCTCAGTGTTGTGCAGACTG TACGCTTCTCTGAGATCTACTTCCTGGCCCTGGCCATTGGCTCTGCCTGTGCACTGATGGTCATAATAGTAATTGCTGTGGTCCTCTTTCAGCACTTCCGGAAAAAGCGATGGGCTGAAAGAGCTCATAAAGTGGTGGAGATAAAATC aaaagaagaggaaaggctCAACCAAGAAAAAAAGGTTGCTGTTTATTTAGACAATACTGACTAA